A window of the Aquimarina spinulae genome harbors these coding sequences:
- a CDS encoding homocysteine S-methyltransferase family protein: MKDIYKILEERILVLDGAMGTMLQRHKFTEEDFRGERFKDWPVPVQGNNDLLSITQPEAIKEVHRLYFEAGADIVETNTFSGTTIAMADYEMEDLVYELNYQSAKIAKEVADELTEKEPHKPRFVAGSIGPTNRTASMSPDVNDPGYRAVTFDELRIAYKQQVEALLDGGVDILLVETIFDTLNAKAALFAIEEVKDEKNIDVPIMVSGTITDASGRTLSGQTAEAFLISLSHIPMLSVGFNCALGANQLTPYLEVLAQKASFGISAHPNAGLPNAFGEYDETPEQMAEQIKEYMEKNLVNIIGGCCGTTPEHIKAIADLAKDYKPRVVGVEV, translated from the coding sequence ATGAAAGACATATACAAAATACTAGAAGAGAGAATCCTTGTGCTCGATGGAGCCATGGGAACCATGCTGCAAAGGCATAAGTTTACAGAAGAAGATTTTAGAGGAGAACGATTCAAGGATTGGCCTGTTCCTGTACAGGGTAATAATGATTTGTTGAGCATTACTCAGCCCGAAGCAATAAAAGAAGTACATCGACTTTATTTTGAAGCAGGTGCAGATATTGTAGAAACCAACACCTTTTCGGGAACAACCATAGCTATGGCTGATTATGAAATGGAAGATTTGGTTTATGAACTAAATTATCAGTCGGCAAAAATTGCCAAAGAAGTAGCAGATGAGTTGACAGAAAAAGAACCTCATAAACCTCGTTTTGTAGCAGGATCTATTGGCCCAACAAACAGAACAGCAAGTATGTCTCCCGATGTAAATGACCCAGGATATAGAGCAGTAACTTTTGATGAATTAAGAATCGCTTATAAACAACAGGTCGAAGCACTATTAGATGGAGGTGTAGATATTTTATTGGTAGAAACCATTTTCGATACATTAAATGCCAAAGCAGCACTTTTTGCAATTGAAGAGGTAAAAGATGAAAAAAATATCGATGTTCCAATTATGGTAAGTGGTACGATAACAGATGCAAGTGGTAGAACATTATCGGGCCAAACAGCAGAAGCATTTTTAATTTCGCTATCTCATATTCCGATGTTATCTGTTGGATTTAATTGTGCATTGGGAGCAAATCAATTAACTCCTTATTTAGAAGTTTTAGCTCAGAAAGCAAGTTTTGGAATATCTGCACATCCTAATGCCGGACTGCCAAATGCGTTTGGAGAGTATGACGAAACACCAGAACAAATGGCAGAACAGATTAAAGAATACATGGAAAAAAACTTAGTAAATATTATAGGCGGTTGTTGTGGGACCACTCCAGAACATATCAAAGCAATAGCAGATTTAGCAAAAGATTATAAACCAAGAGTAGTAGGAGTAGAAGTATAG
- a CDS encoding cytochrome c oxidase assembly factor Coa1 family protein, with translation MNELISKKSWWNRNWKWVLPTTGIVICIFVFFMMTGNAAFRYGSVYVQPDLTGNALEIAKKNDRVIEKLGELSPIDFFRLLEGEVEYSNHNTSIALTVGIRGTKGKAKLDIVAYKKGANWEYQKITVRIKKPKKESIKILGE, from the coding sequence ATGAACGAATTAATTTCTAAAAAAAGTTGGTGGAATCGAAATTGGAAATGGGTGCTTCCTACAACAGGGATAGTTATTTGTATATTCGTGTTTTTTATGATGACGGGTAATGCTGCATTTAGATACGGATCTGTTTATGTTCAACCCGATCTTACAGGAAATGCTCTTGAAATAGCTAAAAAAAACGATCGTGTTATTGAAAAATTAGGTGAACTATCTCCTATAGATTTCTTTCGGTTACTAGAAGGAGAAGTTGAATATTCAAATCACAATACTTCAATTGCATTAACCGTAGGAATTAGAGGCACCAAAGGAAAAGCTAAACTAGATATCGTAGCCTATAAAAAAGGAGCTAACTGGGAATATCAAAAAATTACCGTTAGAATTAAAAAACCCAAAAAAGAATCTATTAAAATCCTGGGAGAATAA
- a CDS encoding HEPN domain-containing protein, whose product MQSFRTEIENPIVQKDVIELANKIEQFHKGKIDEEKFRSLRLARGVYGQRQEGVQMIRIKLPYGKVLSNQLRRICEVSDEYSRGRLHITTRQDIQIHYVDLNRTPELWAELEKDDVTLREACGNTVRNVTASETAGIDPKEPFDVSPYADALFRFFLRNPICQEMGRKFKVSFSGTEEDTGLSYMHDLGFIAKIENGVRGFKVMLGGGLGSQPRHADELYNFLPSEKIIPLMEGVLRIFDRHGERKSRAKARMKFLLKDIGVEAFKELVEAEQNAIEQKTVVIDAEAYKTSVPVEVEAPQVEIKNQKTFDLWKSTNVIAQKQEGYVAIGVKVLLGDFYTDKARLLADLVEKYAAGEIRLSLRQNILIPFVKEDIVPFFYQELEKLGFVESGYNKAVDITACPGTDTCNLGIASSTGIAEELERVIKTEYPQYLEKEDLVIKISGCMNACGQHNMANIGFQGMSVRTKDKLVAPALQVLLGGGNLGDGNGRFADKVVKIPSRRGPEALRRILNDFEANANGKTFIDYYTEQGEKYFYDFLTDLSNVDSLTQEDFIDWGTEENYVKAIGVGECAGVVIDLIATLFLESEEKIENAKISFENEIYSDAVYHAYSSLVNSAKALLLAENKKTNTHAGIIRQFDEEFVASGKVQLEGTFADLIYQLQKNAPTRDFAVDYIKNAEQFLQKVQEFRAVEVENA is encoded by the coding sequence ATGCAAAGTTTTAGAACCGAAATAGAAAACCCAATTGTTCAAAAAGATGTTATAGAATTAGCTAATAAAATTGAGCAATTCCATAAGGGTAAGATTGATGAAGAAAAATTTCGTAGCCTTCGTTTGGCACGTGGTGTATATGGTCAACGCCAGGAAGGAGTGCAGATGATTCGTATTAAGTTACCCTATGGTAAAGTGTTGAGTAATCAACTAAGACGTATTTGCGAAGTTTCTGATGAGTATTCCAGAGGAAGATTGCATATCACGACACGCCAGGATATTCAGATTCATTATGTAGATTTAAATAGAACCCCAGAACTTTGGGCAGAGTTAGAAAAAGATGATGTAACGTTAAGAGAAGCTTGTGGTAATACAGTTCGTAATGTAACTGCATCAGAAACTGCCGGAATTGATCCAAAAGAACCTTTTGATGTATCACCTTATGCAGATGCATTATTTCGTTTCTTTTTAAGAAACCCTATCTGTCAGGAAATGGGACGTAAATTCAAAGTTTCTTTTTCAGGAACTGAAGAAGATACAGGACTATCCTATATGCATGATCTTGGCTTTATTGCTAAAATTGAAAATGGAGTTAGAGGATTTAAAGTAATGCTAGGCGGTGGATTAGGGTCGCAACCAAGACATGCAGATGAGTTGTACAATTTCTTGCCATCAGAAAAGATTATTCCTTTGATGGAAGGGGTTTTGAGGATTTTTGATCGTCATGGTGAACGAAAAAGTAGAGCCAAGGCAAGAATGAAGTTTTTACTTAAAGACATAGGAGTTGAAGCGTTCAAAGAATTAGTAGAAGCAGAACAAAACGCAATAGAACAGAAAACTGTTGTGATTGATGCAGAAGCATATAAAACTTCAGTTCCAGTTGAAGTTGAAGCACCTCAAGTAGAGATCAAAAACCAAAAAACCTTTGACCTGTGGAAATCTACCAATGTAATAGCACAAAAACAAGAGGGGTATGTAGCCATAGGTGTCAAAGTACTATTAGGAGATTTTTATACTGATAAAGCTAGATTACTAGCAGATTTAGTTGAGAAATATGCGGCAGGAGAAATAAGATTATCATTGCGCCAGAATATTTTGATCCCTTTTGTAAAAGAAGATATAGTACCGTTTTTCTATCAAGAATTAGAAAAATTAGGATTTGTAGAATCTGGTTACAATAAAGCAGTAGATATAACCGCTTGCCCAGGAACAGATACCTGTAATCTAGGAATTGCAAGTAGTACAGGTATTGCCGAGGAACTAGAACGAGTAATCAAGACAGAATACCCTCAATATCTTGAAAAAGAAGATTTGGTGATCAAAATTAGTGGATGTATGAATGCTTGCGGGCAACACAATATGGCAAATATTGGTTTTCAGGGAATGTCTGTGCGTACTAAGGATAAATTAGTTGCACCTGCATTACAAGTATTATTAGGAGGAGGGAACTTAGGAGATGGTAATGGTCGTTTTGCGGATAAAGTAGTAAAAATACCAAGTAGAAGAGGGCCAGAAGCATTACGTAGAATTCTTAATGATTTTGAAGCAAATGCTAACGGTAAAACTTTTATAGACTATTATACCGAGCAAGGAGAAAAGTATTTCTATGATTTTCTTACCGATTTATCTAATGTAGATAGTCTTACTCAAGAAGATTTTATTGATTGGGGAACAGAAGAGAATTATGTAAAAGCAATCGGAGTAGGAGAATGTGCAGGAGTAGTTATAGATTTAATAGCTACTTTGTTCTTAGAAAGTGAAGAGAAAATAGAAAATGCGAAAATATCTTTTGAGAATGAAATATACTCTGATGCTGTATATCATGCATACAGCTCATTAGTTAATTCTGCAAAAGCATTATTATTAGCCGAAAACAAAAAAACAAATACACATGCAGGAATCATTCGTCAGTTTGACGAAGAATTTGTCGCAAGCGGAAAAGTACAATTAGAAGGAACATTTGCAGACTTGATTTATCAACTTCAAAAAAATGCACCCACTAGAGATTTTGCAGTAGATTATATAAAAAATGCAGAGCAATTTTTGCAAAAAGTGCAGGAGTTTAGAGCTGTTGAAGTAGAAAATGCATAA
- a CDS encoding NAD(P)/FAD-dependent oxidoreductase, with translation MIKTDILIIGAGPTGLFTVFEAGLLKLKTHLIDALPQPGGQCSEIYPKKPIYDIPGFPEILAGELVDNLMEQIKPFKPGFTLGERAETIEKLEDDTFLVTTNKGTQHNAPVVAIAGGLGSFEPRKPPIPNIADFEDKGVAYIIRDPEVYRDKRVVIAGGGDSALDWSIFLADVASEVTLVHRRNEFRGALDSVERVAELSKLGKVNLITEAEVKELKGDDHITAVGIKHKTKGEIILDTDYFIPLFGLSPKLGPIGDWGLEIEKNAIKVDNSYDYQTNIPGIYAIGDVNTYKGKLKLILSGFHEAAIMCQSAYQRIFPDKKYVMKYTTVGGVEGFDGTKKEAKKEVVKAIN, from the coding sequence ATGATCAAGACTGATATTTTAATAATCGGAGCGGGACCAACAGGACTATTTACTGTTTTTGAAGCAGGATTACTGAAGTTAAAGACGCATCTTATTGATGCCTTACCACAACCAGGTGGGCAATGTTCAGAAATATATCCCAAAAAACCAATATATGATATTCCTGGTTTTCCAGAAATACTTGCAGGAGAATTGGTAGATAACCTAATGGAGCAAATAAAACCTTTTAAACCCGGGTTTACTCTAGGAGAAAGAGCAGAAACTATCGAGAAATTAGAAGATGATACTTTTTTGGTAACTACCAATAAAGGAACACAACATAATGCACCGGTAGTTGCAATTGCTGGAGGATTGGGTTCTTTCGAGCCTCGTAAACCACCGATTCCAAATATTGCTGATTTCGAAGATAAAGGAGTAGCGTATATCATACGTGATCCAGAAGTATATAGAGATAAACGAGTTGTAATTGCAGGAGGAGGAGACTCTGCTTTAGATTGGTCGATTTTCTTGGCAGATGTGGCCAGTGAAGTAACTCTAGTGCACAGGCGAAACGAATTTCGTGGCGCTTTAGATTCGGTAGAAAGAGTAGCAGAGCTTTCCAAATTAGGAAAAGTAAACCTGATTACTGAAGCTGAAGTAAAAGAATTGAAAGGTGATGACCACATTACAGCAGTTGGTATAAAACATAAAACCAAAGGTGAAATTATTTTAGATACAGATTACTTCATCCCGTTATTTGGATTATCCCCAAAATTAGGACCAATAGGAGATTGGGGATTAGAGATCGAAAAAAATGCGATCAAAGTAGATAATTCATACGATTACCAAACTAATATCCCGGGAATTTACGCTATTGGTGATGTAAATACATATAAAGGAAAACTAAAATTAATCCTTTCTGGTTTTCATGAAGCAGCCATTATGTGTCAGAGTGCTTATCAAAGAATCTTTCCAGATAAAAAGTATGTGATGAAATATACAACCGTTGGTGGAGTAGAAGGATTTGATGGAACTAAAAAAGAAGCTAAAAAAGAAGTAGTAAAAGCTATTAATTAG
- a CDS encoding 2Fe-2S iron-sulfur cluster-binding protein, whose amino-acid sequence MSDVTIKIKDREGVVHEIQAPTDMAMNLMEVCKAYELPVEGTCGGMAMCASCQCYILSDHKLPEMGQDEDLMLAEAFYVEDNSRLGCQIPITPELDGLEIELAPES is encoded by the coding sequence ATGTCAGATGTTACCATAAAAATAAAAGATAGAGAAGGTGTAGTACATGAGATACAAGCACCGACAGATATGGCTATGAATTTAATGGAGGTTTGTAAAGCTTATGAATTACCAGTAGAAGGAACCTGTGGGGGAATGGCCATGTGTGCTTCTTGTCAATGCTATATTTTATCTGATCACAAATTACCAGAAATGGGACAGGATGAAGATTTGATGTTAGCAGAAGCCTTTTATGTAGAGGATAATAGTAGATTAGGATGTCAAATCCCAATTACTCCCGAGTTGGATGGATTAGAAATAGAATTGGCCCCGGAGTCTTAA
- the cobA gene encoding uroporphyrinogen-III C-methyltransferase has product MNSKTPKLTVVGAGPGDPDLITLKAIKALESADVVLYDALINETLLGYASNAEKIFVGKRKGCYAYQQEQINELIVSRAKSHGHVVRLKGGDPFIFGRGAEEIDYVQQFDVETNMVPGISSSLAVPAYQGIPLTKRGSSESFWVITGTTKSHKLSQDICLAAKSNATVVILMGMSKLNEIVSIFAAENKQDIPVAIIQNGTTEKEKFGYSTIENIEEVVLEKELSSPAIIIIGEVVSQRVRLASIYNEVREEIVS; this is encoded by the coding sequence ATGAATAGTAAAACACCAAAATTAACAGTAGTAGGAGCAGGTCCGGGAGATCCGGATTTGATCACTCTTAAAGCAATTAAAGCTTTAGAGTCTGCAGATGTGGTGTTATATGATGCACTCATTAATGAAACCTTATTGGGTTACGCGTCTAATGCAGAGAAGATATTTGTTGGTAAAAGAAAAGGATGCTATGCATATCAACAAGAACAGATTAATGAATTAATAGTAAGTAGAGCCAAGAGCCATGGGCATGTAGTGCGATTAAAAGGAGGAGATCCTTTTATTTTTGGACGTGGAGCAGAAGAGATTGATTATGTACAACAGTTTGATGTAGAAACCAATATGGTTCCGGGGATATCATCATCTTTAGCTGTTCCAGCATACCAGGGAATCCCGTTAACAAAAAGAGGATCCTCAGAAAGCTTTTGGGTAATTACAGGAACTACAAAATCCCACAAATTATCACAGGATATATGCCTGGCAGCAAAATCAAATGCAACTGTGGTAATTTTGATGGGAATGAGTAAGTTGAATGAAATAGTTAGTATCTTTGCTGCCGAAAATAAGCAAGACATTCCAGTAGCTATTATCCAAAACGGAACCACAGAAAAAGAGAAGTTTGGATACAGTACAATAGAGAATATTGAGGAAGTAGTTTTAGAAAAAGAATTATCCTCACCAGCAATTATTATAATAGGAGAAGTGGTAAGCCAACGAGTTCGACTAGCTTCGATTTATAATGAAGTTCGAGAAGAAATTGTATCTTAA
- a CDS encoding precorrin-2 dehydrogenase/sirohydrochlorin ferrochelatase family protein: MKERNNLYPVFLKAANLETLIVGGGNVAEEKLTFLLKSSPDAKVTIVSSMFREGTIALANKFGVEMIHKKYHKRFLKGKHIVIATTDVPKVNMQVYKDCRKRSILVNVADNPPYCDFYMGAIVTKGNVKVAISTNGKSPTTAKRLRQFFEEAIPENIDDLVKNLNEYRKTIKGNFEEKVETLNEFTKGLIGKKEVEK, from the coding sequence ATGAAAGAAAGAAACAATTTATATCCAGTTTTTTTAAAGGCTGCAAACCTTGAAACCCTTATCGTAGGAGGAGGAAATGTAGCAGAAGAAAAACTTACGTTCTTATTAAAATCTAGCCCAGATGCTAAGGTGACTATAGTGTCATCAATGTTTAGAGAAGGTACAATAGCATTAGCAAATAAGTTTGGAGTGGAAATGATACATAAAAAATATCACAAACGTTTTCTTAAAGGAAAACATATTGTGATTGCTACCACAGATGTTCCTAAAGTTAATATGCAGGTGTATAAAGATTGTAGGAAACGAAGTATACTGGTTAATGTAGCAGATAATCCGCCGTATTGTGATTTTTATATGGGCGCGATTGTAACCAAAGGCAATGTAAAAGTGGCAATCTCTACTAATGGGAAATCACCAACTACAGCCAAACGATTACGTCAGTTTTTTGAGGAAGCGATACCTGAAAATATTGATGATTTAGTTAAAAATTTAAACGAGTACAGAAAAACAATAAAAGGTAATTTTGAAGAAAAAGTGGAGACACTAAACGAATTTACCAAAGGATTAATAGGAAAAAAAGAAGTTGAAAAATGA
- a CDS encoding sulfate adenylyltransferase subunit 1 gives MDVLKIATAGSVDDGKSTLIGRILYDTKSLTTDKLEAIETRSKANGFDYLDFSLATDGLVAEREQGITIDVAHIYFSTKTKSYIIADTPGHIEYTRNMVTGASTSQASIILVDARKGVIEQTYRHFFINNLLRVKDVIVAVNKMDLVDFSQEKYEAIKADFETLIEKSDYKEQNITFIPVSALQGDNVVDKSENTPWYTGQTLLEHLEKLDAQDVYEKAQVRFPIQTVIRPKKDEFHDFRGYAGKLYGGDLSVGDEVTILPSLTTSKVKEIYFFDQKFDTAGRGSSCTITLEDDVNVSRGDMIVKSSEKPRVEKQLTATVCWMDSKDLNPGTNYFIQSGSNRILVKVKSINGTIATDFSGDDTSKNALSLNEIGKVQIQLSKPLAVDSYSKNKASGSFILIDSQTNTTSGVGFIE, from the coding sequence ATGGATGTATTAAAAATAGCAACAGCAGGAAGTGTAGATGATGGTAAAAGTACCTTGATCGGTCGTATTCTATATGATACAAAATCATTAACGACAGATAAATTAGAAGCAATTGAAACCAGAAGTAAAGCCAATGGTTTTGATTATTTAGATTTTTCGTTGGCTACAGATGGATTAGTAGCCGAACGTGAACAAGGGATTACTATTGATGTTGCTCATATCTACTTTTCTACAAAAACCAAAAGTTATATTATAGCCGATACCCCTGGGCATATTGAATATACCAGAAATATGGTTACCGGAGCATCGACATCACAAGCCTCTATCATTTTGGTAGATGCTCGTAAAGGTGTAATAGAACAAACTTATCGTCACTTTTTTATCAATAACCTGTTAAGAGTTAAAGACGTGATTGTAGCAGTTAACAAAATGGATTTGGTAGATTTTTCTCAGGAAAAATATGAAGCTATTAAAGCCGATTTTGAAACATTGATCGAAAAAAGTGACTACAAAGAACAGAATATAACATTTATCCCGGTAAGTGCATTGCAGGGCGATAATGTGGTAGATAAATCTGAGAATACCCCATGGTATACCGGGCAAACTTTACTAGAGCACTTAGAGAAATTAGATGCGCAGGATGTATATGAAAAAGCTCAGGTACGTTTTCCAATTCAAACGGTAATTCGTCCTAAAAAAGATGAGTTTCATGACTTTAGAGGATATGCAGGTAAATTATACGGAGGCGACCTTTCTGTTGGAGATGAAGTAACAATTTTACCTTCATTAACTACGTCAAAAGTAAAAGAAATTTACTTCTTTGATCAGAAATTTGATACCGCAGGTAGAGGGAGTTCTTGTACTATTACTTTAGAAGATGATGTAAATGTAAGTCGAGGAGATATGATTGTAAAATCATCAGAGAAGCCTCGGGTAGAAAAACAATTGACTGCAACAGTATGTTGGATGGATAGTAAAGACCTAAATCCAGGAACAAATTACTTTATACAAAGTGGAAGTAATAGAATTCTAGTAAAAGTGAAAAGTATAAACGGAACCATAGCAACCGATTTTTCTGGAGACGATACTTCAAAAAATGCTTTGAGTTTAAACGAAATAGGAAAAGTTCAGATACAGTTGAGCAAACCTTTAGCAGTTGATTCTTATAGCAAGAATAAAGCTTCAGGATCATTTATATTAATAGATTCACAAACCAATACTACTTCAGGAGTTGGTTTTATAGAATAA
- the cysD gene encoding sulfate adenylyltransferase subunit CysD, with protein sequence MEILEKKIEQLEGTAGNLAGASVLKVNPLESEAIYIFREVVAQFEKPVLLFSGGKDSITLVRLAQKAFYPGKIPFPLLHIDTGHNFPETIEFRDRLVKELGVELIVRNVQDSIDQGKVIEEKGKYASRNSLQTTTLLDALEEFKFDAAIGGARRDEEKARAKERIFSVRDDFGQWDEKNQRPELFDHLNGKIDLGQNVRVFPISNWTELDVWSYIQKEGIEIPSIYFAHTRKTFVRDGMIWSAEDDVVYREDDEVVEERMVRFRTVGDMSCTAAVLSDAITIDKVVSEIRESTISERGARIDDKRSEAAMEKRKQQGYF encoded by the coding sequence ATGGAAATACTAGAAAAGAAAATAGAACAATTAGAAGGGACGGCAGGAAATCTGGCTGGAGCATCTGTTCTTAAGGTAAATCCTTTGGAGAGTGAAGCAATTTATATTTTTAGAGAAGTAGTAGCACAGTTTGAAAAACCAGTATTACTTTTTTCTGGAGGAAAAGACTCTATTACTTTGGTACGATTGGCCCAGAAAGCATTTTATCCAGGAAAAATTCCTTTCCCTTTATTACATATTGATACGGGGCATAATTTTCCCGAAACTATAGAATTTAGAGATCGATTAGTTAAAGAGTTAGGGGTAGAACTTATTGTTCGCAATGTTCAGGATTCTATCGATCAAGGTAAGGTTATAGAAGAAAAAGGAAAATACGCTAGCCGTAATAGTTTACAAACTACCACACTTTTAGATGCTCTGGAAGAATTTAAGTTTGATGCAGCTATTGGTGGAGCTCGTAGGGATGAAGAAAAAGCCAGAGCCAAAGAACGTATATTCTCTGTTAGAGATGATTTTGGTCAATGGGACGAGAAAAACCAACGTCCTGAATTGTTTGATCATCTTAACGGAAAAATTGATTTAGGCCAAAATGTAAGAGTGTTTCCAATTAGTAACTGGACAGAATTAGATGTATGGAGCTATATCCAAAAAGAAGGAATCGAAATTCCGTCTATATATTTTGCTCATACCCGTAAAACATTTGTGAGAGATGGGATGATTTGGTCTGCCGAAGATGATGTTGTGTATAGAGAAGATGATGAAGTGGTAGAAGAAAGAATGGTGCGCTTTAGAACTGTTGGTGATATGTCATGTACCGCAGCAGTCCTTTCTGATGCAATCACTATAGATAAAGTAGTATCAGAGATCAGAGAATCTACAATTTCAGAACGAGGAGCTCGTATCGATGATAAACGATCAGAAGCTGCGATGGAAAAACGAAAACAACAAGGATATTTCTAA
- a CDS encoding heparan-alpha-glucosaminide N-acetyltransferase domain-containing protein gives MRIASIDIFRALTMVLMIWVNDFWTLTDIPKWLQHATASEDYMGFSDIIFPLFLFIVGLSIPYAIENRLAKKESKTLIAKHIIIRSFSLLLIGFFMVNYETAHHESIIIGKYFWGLLMALAILLIWMNWKKSPIQKKWHVYFHVLGIIILIFLAVIYNGGSRGESWMKIHWWGILGLIGWAYVINGLIYLYSKRNITIMVILWVIFNLLSILNQTDKLIFENDNITFFSTLYTGTIPAFTTAGIVATLIFKKLSGTNIKWRYISLIGLGVLHVIYGIATRPYWGISKIQGTPSWLAICTGIGFLMFTILYYITDVKKQTSWAKIIAPAGTATLTCYMIPYFLYPMYAITDIKFPDILNSSGLGLFISFIFSLLVVVFTGWLEQKKYKLKL, from the coding sequence ATGAGAATAGCATCAATAGATATTTTTAGAGCTTTAACAATGGTTTTAATGATCTGGGTAAATGACTTCTGGACACTTACAGATATTCCTAAGTGGCTTCAACATGCGACTGCTAGTGAAGATTATATGGGTTTTTCTGATATTATTTTTCCGTTGTTTTTATTTATTGTTGGCCTTAGTATTCCTTATGCAATCGAAAATAGACTTGCTAAAAAAGAAAGTAAAACTTTAATAGCAAAGCATATAATTATAAGATCTTTTTCATTGTTGTTAATTGGTTTTTTTATGGTAAACTATGAAACAGCTCACCATGAAAGCATTATTATTGGAAAATATTTTTGGGGTTTACTTATGGCCCTGGCCATATTATTAATTTGGATGAATTGGAAAAAAAGTCCAATTCAAAAAAAATGGCATGTTTATTTTCATGTCTTAGGAATTATTATACTTATTTTTTTGGCAGTTATATACAATGGAGGTTCTAGGGGGGAGAGTTGGATGAAAATACATTGGTGGGGTATTTTAGGACTTATTGGTTGGGCTTATGTCATAAATGGGTTAATTTACCTATATAGTAAAAGGAATATTACGATAATGGTTATTTTATGGGTGATTTTTAACCTGCTCTCTATATTGAATCAGACCGATAAGCTAATTTTCGAAAATGATAATATTACTTTTTTCTCTACATTATATACAGGTACTATTCCCGCATTTACTACTGCTGGTATTGTAGCAACATTAATATTTAAAAAGTTATCAGGAACAAACATAAAATGGCGATATATAAGTTTAATAGGATTAGGAGTACTACATGTTATTTATGGAATAGCAACCAGACCATATTGGGGTATTTCTAAAATACAAGGAACACCATCTTGGTTAGCTATCTGCACAGGAATAGGTTTTCTTATGTTTACAATATTGTATTACATCACAGATGTGAAAAAACAAACTAGCTGGGCAAAGATAATTGCTCCGGCTGGTACAGCAACATTAACATGTTATATGATCCCTTATTTTTTATATCCAATGTATGCCATTACCGATATTAAATTTCCTGATATTTTGAACTCTTCTGGCTTAGGGCTGTTTATATCTTTTATCTTTTCTTTATTAGTAGTCGTTTTTACCGGCTGGTTAGAACAAAAAAAATATAAGCTAAAACTGTGA